From Rahnella aceris, a single genomic window includes:
- the budA gene encoding acetolactate decarboxylase has translation MKSHSESCSCVADIARTATAFKHQHPDRVLYQSSLMSALLSGVYEGDTTMADLLKHGDFGLGTFNHLDGELIAFNSNIFQLRGDGSARRALPEQKTPFAVMTFFNPTNEYVIDRPHSREQIHAVIDNAVASQNTFCALRIDGEFSRVETRTVPEQHRPYKPMLEAIEAQPTFHIENSQGVLIGFLTPAYMQGINVAGYHEHFINQTRSSGGHVLDYQVERGVLTFGTVEKLLIDFPQDSDFLHANLCPDDLNDAIQSVES, from the coding sequence ATGAAAAGCCATTCTGAGTCCTGTTCCTGCGTCGCCGATATTGCCCGCACGGCGACAGCGTTTAAACATCAGCATCCTGACCGCGTGCTTTATCAGTCGTCACTGATGAGCGCCTTGCTGAGCGGCGTCTATGAAGGCGACACCACGATGGCAGACCTGCTGAAACACGGCGATTTTGGCCTCGGCACCTTTAACCATCTCGACGGCGAACTGATCGCATTCAACAGTAATATCTTCCAGTTGCGTGGCGACGGCAGCGCCCGGCGCGCCCTTCCTGAACAAAAAACGCCCTTCGCCGTCATGACATTCTTTAACCCGACTAATGAATACGTGATTGACCGCCCGCACAGCCGTGAACAAATCCACGCCGTAATTGATAACGCCGTCGCCAGTCAGAACACCTTCTGCGCATTGCGCATTGATGGTGAGTTCAGCCGCGTCGAGACTCGCACCGTACCGGAACAGCACCGCCCTTATAAACCGATGCTCGAAGCCATCGAAGCGCAGCCAACATTTCATATTGAAAACAGCCAGGGCGTGCTGATTGGCTTTCTGACACCTGCGTATATGCAGGGCATCAACGTGGCGGGCTATCACGAACATTTCATCAATCAGACACGCAGCAGCGGCGGCCATGTGCTGGATTACCAGGTTGAGCGCGGCGTGCTGACTTTCGGCACGGTCGAAAAGCTGTTGATCGACTTTCCGCAGGACAGTGATTTCCTGCACGCCAACTTATGCCCTGACGATTTAAATGATGCGATTCAGTCCGTTGAAAGTTAA
- a CDS encoding L-serine ammonia-lyase — translation MISVFDIFKIGIGPSSSHTVGPMKAGKIFTDELISSGHITQTTRVAVDVYGSLSLTGKGHHTDLAIIMGLAGNMPDDVDIDAIPAFIREVENTGRLMLGKGAKEVDFPASSGMNFHSGNLPLHENGMTISAFSGDELLYTQTYYSIGGGFIVEASKFGMQDENPVVRPYPFRSASDLQKHCTDTGLSLSALMLQNELAGHTRTEISDHFAAIWNVMSEGITRGIHTEGLLPGPMKINRRAAALRRILVTQDKNNVDPMGVVDWINMYAMAVNEENAAGGRVVTAPTNGACGIIPAVLTYYDQFIRPISPDSYSRFFLASGAVGILFKMNASISGAEVGCQGEVGVACSMAAAGLTELLGGSTAQVFMAAEIAMEHHLGLTCDPLAGQVQVPCIERNAISAVKAVNASRMALRRTSEPRVCLDKVIETMYETGKDMNSKYRETSTGGLAIKVLACN, via the coding sequence GTGATCAGCGTCTTCGATATTTTCAAAATTGGTATTGGTCCTTCCAGTTCGCATACTGTTGGCCCGATGAAAGCCGGGAAAATATTCACTGATGAACTTATCTCTTCAGGCCATATAACCCAAACGACCCGCGTGGCGGTTGATGTTTACGGATCATTATCATTAACCGGTAAAGGTCACCACACTGATCTGGCTATTATCATGGGGCTGGCGGGGAATATGCCGGATGATGTGGATATCGATGCGATCCCGGCGTTTATCCGTGAGGTAGAAAATACCGGACGTCTGATGCTGGGCAAGGGCGCAAAAGAAGTGGATTTCCCGGCCAGTTCAGGCATGAATTTCCATTCCGGTAATCTGCCGTTGCATGAAAACGGCATGACAATCAGTGCGTTCAGCGGCGATGAACTGCTCTATACCCAAACTTATTACTCTATCGGCGGTGGCTTTATTGTCGAAGCCAGCAAATTTGGTATGCAGGATGAAAATCCGGTGGTGCGCCCGTATCCGTTCCGTTCAGCCAGCGATTTGCAAAAACACTGTACGGACACCGGCCTGTCGTTGTCGGCACTGATGCTGCAAAACGAACTGGCGGGACACACACGCACAGAAATCAGCGATCACTTTGCGGCCATCTGGAATGTGATGAGCGAAGGCATTACGCGTGGCATTCATACCGAAGGCTTGCTGCCGGGACCGATGAAAATCAACCGCCGTGCCGCCGCACTGCGCCGCATTCTGGTGACGCAGGATAAGAACAATGTCGATCCGATGGGTGTTGTTGACTGGATCAACATGTACGCGATGGCGGTTAACGAAGAAAATGCGGCAGGCGGACGTGTGGTCACTGCGCCGACCAACGGCGCGTGTGGCATTATTCCTGCCGTGCTGACGTATTACGATCAGTTTATCCGCCCGATCAGCCCTGATTCGTACAGCCGCTTCTTCCTGGCTTCCGGCGCGGTCGGTATTCTGTTCAAAATGAACGCTTCGATTTCCGGTGCGGAAGTAGGGTGTCAGGGCGAAGTGGGCGTGGCCTGTTCTATGGCGGCAGCAGGTCTGACCGAACTGCTGGGCGGCAGCACCGCGCAGGTGTTTATGGCGGCAGAAATCGCGATGGAACATCACCTCGGGCTGACCTGTGATCCGCTGGCCGGACAGGTTCAGGTGCCATGCATCGAGCGTAACGCCATTTCGGCTGTGAAAGCCGTCAATGCGTCGCGTATGGCATTACGCCGCACCAGCGAACCGCGTGTGTGCCTCGATAAAGTCATCGAAACCATGTACGAAACCGGCAAGGACATGAACTCGAAATACCGTGAAACCTCGACAGGCGGGTTGGCTATCAAGGTTCTCGCCTGCAATTGA
- a CDS encoding dihydroxyacetone kinase subunit DhaK, protein MSKFFMNDRKTLINDVIEGVILTSPYKNLAKLDIDPAIRVVVRRDWDKKKVALISGGGSGHEPAHVGFVGKGMLTAAVCGEVFASPSVDAVLNAIVAVTGKAGCLLIVKNYTGDRLNFGLAAEKAKGMGYNVELVMVSDDISLPENKQPRGIAGTALVHKIAGYAAEQGKSLKDVTKIAQQAINATASIGVAAAGCSLPGGGEDEEEQRIESGHVELGLGIHGEPGVSTMKTQNSKKVVDTLVGKLAEHVKKSDKLAVLINNLGGVSPLEMNQITKELVHSALGSSIRYLIGPASLVSALDMKGFSLSVIALKGGIEEALLAEVEASGWQPLVKLEKLAIKKGKKISDKKTVKASSNTQVGKIVETITQTLSDLEDELNKLDAKVGDGDTGSTFATGARDIQKENKGKRLPLNNVADLLGVVGDRLATVMGGSSGVLMSIFFTAAGKKVGEGEKLPKALLSGLERMKHYGGADLGDRTMIDALQPALEALGKKDALKGAAKAAAKGAKDTASMKKANAGRSSYLSSNSLKGVKDPGAVAVEKVFEALAKK, encoded by the coding sequence ATGTCTAAATTCTTTATGAATGACCGCAAGACTCTGATTAACGATGTTATTGAAGGGGTGATCCTGACCTCTCCCTACAAAAACCTGGCAAAACTGGACATCGATCCGGCAATCCGCGTTGTCGTGCGGCGTGACTGGGATAAGAAAAAAGTTGCGCTGATTTCAGGCGGTGGCTCGGGTCATGAACCGGCGCACGTGGGGTTTGTCGGCAAAGGCATGCTCACGGCGGCGGTGTGTGGCGAAGTGTTTGCTTCTCCGAGCGTGGACGCCGTGCTGAACGCGATTGTGGCGGTTACCGGCAAAGCGGGCTGTCTGCTGATCGTCAAAAACTACACCGGCGACCGTCTGAACTTTGGTCTGGCCGCTGAGAAAGCAAAAGGTATGGGCTATAACGTCGAGCTGGTGATGGTCTCCGACGACATTTCCCTGCCGGAAAACAAGCAGCCACGCGGCATCGCCGGTACGGCGCTGGTGCATAAAATTGCCGGTTACGCGGCTGAGCAGGGCAAATCCCTGAAAGATGTCACCAAAATCGCCCAGCAGGCGATTAATGCGACCGCCAGTATTGGTGTCGCGGCGGCGGGGTGCAGCCTGCCGGGAGGCGGTGAAGATGAAGAAGAGCAACGTATCGAATCGGGCCACGTTGAGCTGGGATTAGGTATTCACGGCGAACCGGGTGTGTCGACCATGAAAACCCAGAACAGCAAAAAAGTGGTGGATACGCTGGTCGGCAAGCTTGCGGAACATGTGAAGAAAAGCGACAAGCTGGCGGTGCTGATCAATAACCTCGGCGGCGTCTCTCCGCTCGAAATGAATCAGATCACCAAAGAACTGGTGCATTCTGCGCTCGGCAGTTCGATCCGTTATCTGATTGGCCCCGCATCGCTGGTCAGTGCGCTGGATATGAAAGGGTTCTCGCTCTCGGTGATTGCCCTTAAAGGCGGCATTGAGGAAGCCTTGCTGGCAGAAGTGGAAGCCTCCGGCTGGCAGCCTCTGGTGAAGCTTGAGAAACTGGCGATCAAAAAAGGCAAGAAAATCAGCGATAAGAAAACGGTAAAAGCCTCGTCCAATACGCAGGTTGGCAAAATCGTTGAAACCATTACTCAGACACTTTCTGATCTGGAAGATGAGCTGAATAAACTCGATGCCAAAGTCGGTGACGGCGATACCGGTTCGACGTTTGCCACCGGCGCGCGCGATATCCAGAAAGAAAACAAAGGCAAAAGATTACCGCTGAATAATGTGGCCGATCTTCTGGGCGTTGTCGGCGATCGTCTGGCGACCGTCATGGGCGGATCCAGCGGCGTGCTGATGTCGATCTTCTTTACCGCCGCCGGTAAGAAAGTCGGTGAGGGTGAGAAGTTGCCGAAAGCGTTGCTGTCCGGTCTCGAACGCATGAAGCATTACGGCGGGGCAGATCTCGGGGATCGCACGATGATCGACGCACTGCAACCGGCGCTGGAAGCCCTTGGCAAAAAAGATGCGCTGAAAGGGGCGGCTAAAGCGGCAGCCAAAGGGGCCAAAGACACGGCCAGCATGAAGAAAGCCAATGCGGGGCGCTCTTCTTATCTCAGCAGCAACAGCCTGAAAGGGGTGAAAGATCCCGGCGCAGTGGCCGTTGAAAAAGTGTTTGAGGCGCTGGCGAAAAAATAA
- a CDS encoding HAAAP family serine/threonine permease — MDNTTIGTLSEKSISSWRKTDTMWMLGLYGTAIGAGVLFLPINAGIGGLIPLIIMAILAFPMTFFAHRGLTRFVLSGKNAGEDITEVVEEHFGITAGKLITLLYFFAIYPILLVYSVAITNTVESFITHQMHMNAPPRALLSLILILGLMTLVHFGQDMIVKAMSILVFPFVTVLMALALYLIPNWNMSVFTNASLSGNGVGHGMLMTLWLVIPVMVFSFNHSPIISSFAVAKRKEYGDGAEKKCSRILAFSHIMMVITVMFFVFSCVLSLSPADLMEAKSQNVSILSYLANHFSNPVIEYIAPFIAFIAITKSFLGHYLGAREGFNGMVIKSLRSKGKKIALPTLNRYTGIFMLLTTWLVATLNPSILGMIETLGGPIIAMLLFLMPMYAIRKVPAMKKYSGHISNVFVAVMGLIAMSAIVFSLMG; from the coding sequence ATGGATAATACAACAATCGGGACGCTGTCTGAAAAATCAATAAGTTCCTGGCGTAAAACTGACACCATGTGGATGTTAGGTTTATATGGAACGGCAATTGGTGCGGGTGTTCTTTTTCTTCCTATTAATGCCGGTATTGGCGGATTAATTCCGTTAATTATTATGGCGATTCTCGCCTTCCCAATGACTTTCTTCGCTCACCGCGGATTAACCCGTTTTGTTTTATCGGGTAAAAATGCGGGTGAAGATATTACGGAAGTCGTGGAAGAACATTTTGGTATTACGGCCGGTAAATTAATTACACTGCTGTATTTCTTCGCCATTTATCCTATTTTGCTGGTTTACAGCGTGGCGATCACTAATACGGTTGAGAGTTTTATTACTCACCAGATGCATATGAATGCGCCACCGCGTGCGTTGCTGTCACTGATCCTGATCCTCGGATTAATGACACTGGTGCATTTTGGTCAGGATATGATCGTGAAAGCGATGAGTATTCTGGTATTCCCGTTTGTGACGGTGCTGATGGCGCTGGCGCTTTACCTTATTCCTAACTGGAATATGTCAGTGTTTACAAACGCCTCGCTTTCCGGTAACGGCGTAGGTCACGGTATGCTGATGACGCTGTGGCTGGTGATCCCGGTGATGGTGTTCTCGTTCAACCACTCGCCTATTATCTCCTCTTTTGCAGTGGCAAAACGCAAAGAATACGGTGATGGCGCTGAGAAAAAATGTTCGCGCATTCTGGCATTTAGCCACATCATGATGGTGATCACGGTGATGTTCTTTGTCTTCAGCTGCGTCCTGAGCCTGTCTCCGGCCGACCTGATGGAAGCCAAATCGCAAAACGTGTCTATTCTGTCTTATTTAGCGAACCACTTCTCTAACCCGGTCATTGAATATATCGCGCCATTTATTGCCTTTATTGCCATTACTAAATCTTTCCTCGGCCATTATCTGGGTGCACGCGAAGGTTTTAACGGCATGGTGATTAAATCTTTGCGCAGTAAAGGCAAGAAAATTGCCCTGCCAACGCTGAACCGTTATACCGGTATCTTCATGTTATTAACCACCTGGTTAGTGGCAACCCTGAATCCAAGTATTCTGGGCATGATCGAAACGCTGGGCGGTCCGATTATTGCGATGCTGTTATTCCTGATGCCAATGTATGCCATCCGTAAAGTCCCGGCGATGAAAAAATACAGCGGCCATATCAGTAATGTCTTCGTTGCTGTAATGGGTCTGATTGCGATGTCAGCCATTGTATTCAGCCTGATGGGTTAA
- a CDS encoding OmpA family protein, which translates to MNTCNTFKTWFQFAAMGLCILLLAACQTKPAGLTPEQIAVLQKNGFSQTAEGWELGLDAKVLFGNNQATLSTESKQSVEKLASELLHVGLNKVNLDGHTDNYGDAGYNNDLSLRRANTVAAAFADAGMPRANIHTRGLGQSQPVASNKTQAGRAQNRRVSVIIVV; encoded by the coding sequence ATGAATACCTGCAACACTTTCAAGACCTGGTTTCAGTTCGCCGCAATGGGGCTGTGCATTCTGCTGCTGGCCGCCTGTCAGACCAAACCGGCGGGATTAACGCCGGAACAGATCGCCGTACTGCAAAAAAACGGCTTCTCACAGACAGCCGAAGGCTGGGAACTCGGGCTGGATGCCAAAGTGCTGTTTGGCAATAATCAGGCGACGCTTTCGACAGAAAGTAAGCAGTCGGTGGAAAAACTGGCCAGTGAACTGCTGCATGTCGGGCTGAATAAAGTCAATCTCGACGGCCATACCGACAACTACGGCGACGCCGGTTACAACAACGATCTGTCTCTGCGCCGCGCCAACACCGTTGCCGCCGCCTTTGCCGATGCCGGCATGCCACGCGCCAATATCCATACCCGCGGATTAGGGCAGAGCCAGCCGGTCGCCAGCAATAAAACCCAGGCCGGACGCGCCCAGAACCGTCGCGTGTCTGTGATTATTGTGGTGTAA
- a CDS encoding LysR family transcriptional regulator yields the protein MELRHLRYFVAVAEAGHFTRAAELLGISQPPLSQQIQRLEHEIGTPLLKRLTRGVELTEAGKVLYDDAQTIIKLTDAAFERTRAVARGLNGTLRIGFATSTAFNPQVFELLHRFRDKYPGMVLEPQEKDMAGLMTAMSEGALDAAFIRLPCERSKEFSYKVLDIEEMMVALPKKHPLSQGKEVRLAALRHDTLITFPRDLSPGLYDAVTQACKEAGFSPRYGQQCPQITSALSMVATGFGYALVPASLSKIDETNVRCLPLAGQTLTTQIALAWRRTDNCKAALHMVGLL from the coding sequence ATGGAACTTCGTCATCTGCGTTATTTTGTCGCGGTAGCCGAGGCGGGCCACTTCACCCGTGCTGCCGAACTCCTGGGAATATCCCAGCCTCCCCTGAGTCAGCAAATCCAGCGGCTCGAACATGAAATCGGAACCCCTTTACTCAAGCGTCTGACCCGTGGCGTCGAGCTTACCGAAGCCGGAAAAGTGCTGTACGACGACGCACAAACCATCATCAAACTGACCGATGCCGCCTTTGAACGTACCCGTGCGGTGGCACGCGGCCTGAATGGTACGCTGCGCATCGGTTTTGCCACCTCAACGGCCTTCAATCCGCAGGTGTTTGAGCTGCTGCATCGCTTCCGTGACAAGTACCCGGGCATGGTGCTGGAGCCGCAGGAAAAAGATATGGCGGGGCTGATGACCGCGATGAGCGAGGGCGCGCTGGATGCGGCGTTTATCCGTCTGCCTTGCGAGCGCAGCAAGGAGTTCAGTTATAAGGTGCTGGATATTGAGGAAATGATGGTGGCGTTGCCGAAGAAGCATCCGCTCAGTCAGGGGAAAGAAGTCCGGCTGGCAGCGCTGCGCCACGACACGCTGATCACCTTTCCCCGCGATTTATCGCCGGGGCTTTATGATGCCGTGACACAGGCGTGTAAAGAGGCGGGATTTTCGCCGCGCTACGGGCAGCAGTGTCCGCAAATTACCTCGGCGCTGAGTATGGTGGCGACAGGATTTGGTTACGCGCTGGTGCCGGCGTCGCTGAGTAAGATTGATGAAACCAATGTGCGCTGTCTGCCCCTGGCAGGGCAGACATTAACGACGCAGATCGCGCTCGCCTGGCGCAGAACGGATAACTGCAAGGCGGCGCTGCATATGGTGGGGTTGTTGTAA
- a CDS encoding YgiQ family radical SAM protein, with protein MPVSLIQPDRTLFSYPCYWAECYGTAPFFPMTREEMEQLGWDSCDVIVVTGDAYVDHPSFGMAIIGRMLEAQGFRVGIIAQPDWTSKEDFMRLGKPNLFYGVTAGNMDSMINRYTADRKLRHDDAYTPGNVGGKRPDRATLVYTQRCKEAYSDVPVLLGGIEASLRRIAHYDYWSDTVRRSVLVDSKADMLIYGNGERPLVEVAHRLAAGESITDIHDVRNTAVMRKTALIGWSGVDSTRLDKPGRIEPIMNPYGEDLPCSEGELPAPDAPQPVTVRAPKPKPWEKTYVLLPSFEKVKADKVLYAHTSRILHHETNPGCARALMQKHGDRYVWINPPAIPLSTEEMDEVFGLPFQRVPHPSYGKATIPAYDMIRFSINIMRGCYGGCAFCSITEHEGRIIQSRSEASIVREIEEIRDNVPGFTGVISDLGGPTANMYMLRCQSPKAEQSCRRASCVYPEICTHMDTNHEPTINLYRRTRSLKGIKKILIASGVRYDLAVEDPRYIKELAEHHVGGYLKIAPEHTEAGPLSKMMKPGMGSYYRFKELFDSYSKQAGKEQYLIPYFISAHPGTRTEDMINLALWLKKNRFRLDQVQNFYPSPLASATTMYYSGKNPLGKVDYKSEDVVVPKGDRQRRLHKALLRYHDPVNWPVIREALTAMGMRRLIGIRPDCLVPPDGFDPKFAASVSGKAKPATTRFTASKAQNPSAGKGKPSGQRVNRGKRPV; from the coding sequence ATGCCAGTCAGTCTGATCCAACCCGATCGCACCCTGTTTTCTTACCCATGTTACTGGGCCGAATGCTACGGCACTGCGCCGTTTTTCCCGATGACCCGGGAGGAAATGGAACAGCTTGGCTGGGACAGTTGTGATGTGATCGTGGTGACCGGCGATGCCTATGTCGATCATCCGAGTTTTGGCATGGCGATCATTGGCCGCATGCTGGAAGCGCAGGGATTCCGCGTCGGGATCATCGCGCAGCCGGACTGGACCAGCAAAGAAGATTTCATGAGGCTCGGGAAGCCGAATCTGTTTTACGGCGTGACTGCCGGCAATATGGATTCGATGATCAACCGTTATACCGCCGACCGGAAGCTGCGTCATGACGATGCCTATACGCCGGGTAACGTGGGTGGAAAACGTCCAGATCGCGCGACGCTGGTCTACACGCAGCGCTGTAAAGAAGCCTACAGCGATGTACCGGTTTTGCTCGGTGGTATCGAAGCCAGCCTGCGACGTATCGCACATTACGATTACTGGTCCGATACCGTGCGGCGCTCGGTACTGGTGGATTCCAAAGCTGACATGCTGATTTATGGCAACGGCGAAAGGCCGCTGGTGGAAGTGGCGCACCGTCTGGCGGCGGGCGAATCCATTACTGATATTCATGATGTGCGTAACACTGCCGTGATGCGCAAAACGGCGCTTATCGGCTGGAGCGGTGTGGATTCCACGCGGCTCGATAAGCCAGGACGTATTGAACCGATCATGAACCCGTATGGCGAAGATCTGCCGTGCTCGGAAGGAGAGTTGCCTGCGCCGGATGCCCCGCAACCGGTAACGGTGCGCGCGCCAAAGCCGAAACCGTGGGAGAAAACCTACGTTCTGTTGCCATCATTTGAAAAAGTGAAGGCCGATAAAGTGCTTTACGCGCATACCTCGCGCATTTTGCATCACGAAACCAATCCTGGCTGTGCGCGTGCCCTGATGCAAAAACACGGTGACCGCTATGTGTGGATCAACCCACCGGCGATCCCGCTGTCGACCGAAGAAATGGACGAAGTGTTTGGCCTGCCGTTCCAGCGCGTACCGCACCCGTCTTACGGCAAAGCGACAATTCCGGCATATGACATGATCCGTTTCTCGATCAATATTATGCGTGGCTGTTACGGCGGTTGTGCGTTTTGTTCGATCACCGAGCATGAAGGGCGGATCATTCAGAGCCGCTCGGAAGCGTCGATCGTCCGCGAAATAGAAGAGATCCGCGACAATGTACCGGGATTCACCGGTGTGATTTCCGATCTGGGTGGCCCGACCGCCAACATGTATATGCTGCGCTGTCAGTCGCCGAAAGCGGAACAAAGTTGCCGCCGTGCGTCCTGTGTGTATCCGGAAATCTGTACGCACATGGACACTAACCATGAACCGACGATCAACCTTTACCGCCGTACGCGCAGCCTGAAGGGCATCAAGAAAATACTGATCGCCTCGGGCGTACGTTACGATCTGGCGGTAGAAGATCCGCGTTATATCAAAGAGCTGGCCGAACATCACGTGGGGGGATATCTGAAGATCGCGCCGGAACATACTGAAGCCGGACCGCTGTCCAAAATGATGAAGCCTGGAATGGGCAGTTATTACCGCTTCAAGGAGCTGTTTGACAGCTATTCCAAACAGGCCGGAAAAGAGCAATATCTGATCCCGTACTTTATCTCCGCACATCCGGGGACACGTACCGAAGACATGATCAACCTGGCGCTGTGGCTGAAGAAAAATCGCTTCCGGCTGGATCAGGTGCAGAACTTTTATCCGTCGCCGCTCGCCAGCGCCACCACCATGTATTACAGCGGCAAGAATCCGCTCGGTAAAGTGGATTATAAAAGTGAAGACGTCGTGGTGCCGAAAGGCGATCGTCAGCGGCGGTTGCATAAAGCCTTGCTGCGCTATCACGATCCGGTGAACTGGCCGGTGATCCGCGAGGCGCTGACCGCGATGGGCATGCGCCGTCTGATTGGCATCCGGCCTGATTGCCTGGTGCCGCCGGACGGTTTTGATCCGAAGTTTGCGGCGTCAGTTTCAGGCAAAGCGAAACCGGCCACCACGCGTTTTACCGCCTCAAAAGCGCAGAATCCGTCTGCCGGAAAAGGAAAACCCTCCGGGCAGAGGGTTAATCGAGGTAAAAGACCGGTTTAA
- a CDS encoding YfiR family protein has product MEKARSPFYLLVKIRVGHFFKAAYGFALLMVLLIAPLKPVIAETSETSPDAAVAQTVNGILSYSRWPDKTTSSSLTLCIIQPVKYAALLTPDGSAFAGRPLKVMTLPFDSPLLTAQCDAIYSGRITAEQQNDLHQRLEGHAILTISEEDETCGLLNAFCLVITPLHTGFKLNLDTLSRSGVRVNPAVLQLAREKE; this is encoded by the coding sequence ATGGAAAAAGCCCGATCACCTTTTTACCTGTTAGTGAAGATACGTGTCGGCCATTTTTTTAAGGCTGCGTATGGCTTCGCCCTGCTGATGGTGCTTCTGATCGCTCCGTTAAAACCGGTTATCGCAGAAACCAGCGAGACGTCACCCGACGCCGCCGTCGCCCAGACCGTTAACGGTATCCTCAGTTATTCGCGCTGGCCCGACAAAACGACCTCGTCTTCTTTAACACTTTGCATCATTCAGCCAGTTAAATACGCGGCGCTACTCACGCCCGATGGCAGCGCTTTTGCTGGCAGACCGCTCAAAGTGATGACGTTGCCTTTTGACAGCCCGCTGCTGACCGCGCAGTGCGATGCCATTTATTCCGGCAGAATAACGGCTGAACAGCAGAACGATTTGCATCAGCGCCTGGAAGGCCATGCCATTTTAACGATCAGCGAAGAAGACGAGACCTGCGGATTACTGAACGCTTTCTGTCTGGTGATCACGCCCCTTCACACCGGATTCAAACTGAATCTGGACACGCTGTCCCGCAGCGGTGTGCGGGTTAATCCCGCCGTATTACAACTTGCCAGGGAAAAGGAGTAA
- a CDS encoding diguanylate cyclase domain-containing protein, translated as MENKIPVPDTEQPRQRPTLSAALNRIHVIVILTAIGLAGFLLILLALIALRSHAENNLQLTARAISYTTEAALVFNDPAAAHESLEFIAKRGDFTQAKILTPAGATFTEWQRPVNSNWDKLGQFVGHLAFPEPVTMPVNHSGSLIGTVWLAGNGGTLAGFLLETVLSLIGCLVLTALVALYFSRRMQKGIVDALGHITRVTHDVSANRSFSLRVPSAPIAELHTLSQDFNSLLTELEAWENHMRNENVSLTQKALHDGLTGLHNRAFFIDTLNQCFNPMRPALSLALLFIDVDNFKEINDSLGHAAGDRVLMVIGERLAKTLRKGDVLARLGGDEFAILLEPMVSTAEAVAFAERIVEIMKTPVILLNNKTLDVSLSIGIALSPSQATNAKELLDKADEAMYRSKKISGSCWHVSSGMPLPVVMKD; from the coding sequence ATGGAAAATAAAATTCCTGTTCCTGACACAGAACAGCCGCGCCAGCGCCCGACGCTGAGCGCCGCACTGAACAGAATCCATGTGATTGTGATTTTGACCGCGATTGGCCTTGCCGGTTTTTTACTGATCTTGCTGGCCCTGATCGCCCTGCGTTCGCATGCCGAAAATAATCTGCAACTGACCGCACGCGCTATCAGCTACACCACCGAAGCGGCGCTGGTGTTTAATGATCCTGCCGCCGCGCACGAGTCGCTGGAGTTCATCGCTAAACGCGGCGATTTCACGCAGGCTAAAATTCTGACCCCCGCCGGTGCAACGTTCACGGAATGGCAGCGGCCGGTGAACAGCAACTGGGACAAGCTCGGGCAGTTCGTCGGCCACCTGGCTTTCCCGGAGCCTGTCACGATGCCGGTGAACCATTCCGGTTCGCTCATCGGTACGGTCTGGCTCGCCGGTAATGGCGGAACCCTGGCGGGTTTCCTGCTGGAAACGGTGCTTAGCCTGATCGGCTGTCTGGTACTGACGGCCCTGGTGGCGCTGTATTTTTCCCGCCGGATGCAAAAAGGTATTGTCGATGCTCTCGGCCACATTACGCGCGTCACTCATGACGTCAGCGCTAACCGTTCGTTCAGCCTGCGTGTCCCTTCTGCGCCGATTGCCGAGCTGCACACGCTGAGCCAGGACTTCAACAGCCTGCTGACGGAGCTGGAAGCCTGGGAAAACCATATGCGTAACGAGAACGTCTCACTGACCCAAAAAGCATTGCATGACGGATTGACCGGCCTGCATAATCGCGCGTTTTTCATTGATACGCTTAATCAATGCTTTAACCCGATGCGCCCGGCGCTGTCACTCGCGTTGCTGTTTATTGATGTCGATAACTTTAAAGAGATCAATGACTCACTCGGTCATGCTGCCGGAGACCGCGTGCTGATGGTGATTGGTGAACGGCTGGCGAAAACACTGCGAAAAGGCGATGTGCTGGCGCGTCTGGGCGGTGATGAATTTGCCATCTTGCTTGAACCGATGGTTTCCACCGCAGAGGCCGTGGCTTTTGCCGAACGCATTGTTGAAATCATGAAAACCCCTGTCATCCTGCTCAATAACAAGACGCTGGATGTTTCTCTCAGTATCGGTATCGCGCTGTCGCCTTCTCAGGCCACTAACGCGAAAGAGTTACTGGATAAGGCCGATGAGGCCATGTACCGCTCGAAAAAAATTTCCGGCAGTTGCTGGCATGTTTCTTCAGGCATGCCGCTTCCTGTCGTGATGAAAGACTAA